The proteins below are encoded in one region of Rhododendron vialii isolate Sample 1 chromosome 7a, ASM3025357v1:
- the LOC131332786 gene encoding uncharacterized protein LOC131332786, producing the protein MEVPKSTLHPRIKEGKIRPHSNALKPYLSDEHKIARLHFCLSMLEPNSLQTQPLFKDMYNYVHIDKKWFYMTKESERYYLLPEEDQPHRTCKNKRFITKVMFLAAVARPRFGANGGEEFSGKIGIFPFTFKEPAKRTSKNRVAGTMETKAIATVTKDVIRSCLIDKVIPAIQSKWPRSSVGETIYIQQDNARPHIQPSDAQFRDVATKNGFDIRLSFQPPNSPDLNVLDLGFFTAIQSLQYQEAPRTIDELLNAVEKSFDKLPLHDLDSVFLSLQACMVEVMKVNGGNNYKLPHIKKPQLMRDGVLPSHLECGQDVVENVLIHLQNQV; encoded by the coding sequence ATGGAAGTCCCAAAATCAACACTCCATCCACGAATTAAGGAAGGTAAAATTAGGCCTCATTCAAATGCTCTTAAGCCGTACCTTTCTGATGAACATAAGATAGCAAGGTTGCACTTTTGTCTTTCCATGCTTGAGCCAAATAGTCTTCAAACCCAGCCATTGTTCAAGGATATGTACAATTATGTTCACATAGATAAGAAGTGGTTTTATATGACCAAAGAATCGGAAAGGTATTATCTACTTCCCGAAGAAGATCAACCACATAGAACTTGCAAAAACAAACGATTCATCACAAAGGTTATGTTTTTAGCTGCGGTAGCTCGACCACGATTCGGTGCTAATGGAGGCGAAGAGTTTTCGGGTAAGATAGGTATTTTTCCATTCACATTCAAAGAACCAGCCAAACGAACAAGTAAAAATCGTGTGGCCGGTACAATGGAGACAAAGGCAATTGCAACGGTGACTAAAGATGTTATTCGCTCGTGTTTGATTGACAAAGTTATACCTGCTATTCAATCAAAATGGCCTCGGTCTAGCGTGGGTGAAACTATTTATATTCAACAAGATAATGCAAGGCCCCACATCCAACCATCTGATGCTCAGTTTCGTGACGTCGCAACAAAGAATGGATTTGATATTCGTTTATCATTTCAACCCCCAAATAGTCCAGACTTGAATGTTCTTGATCTCGGATTTTTTACAGCAATTCAATCCTTGCAATATCAAGAGGCGCCTAGAACAATCGATGAACTTTTGAATGCCGTGGAAAAATCTTTTGATAAATTACCATTGCACGATCTCGATTCTGTTTTTTTATCTCTACAAGCTTGTATGGTTGAAGTGATGAAGGTTAATGGGGGGAATAATTACAAATTGCCGCACATTAAGAAACCCCAATTAATGAGAGATGGTGTTCTTCCTTCTCATCTTGAATGTGGCCAAGATGTTGTGGAGAATGTGCTAATTCATCTACAGAATCAAGTTTGA